The uncultured Cohaesibacter sp. sequence AGGTCTATGAGATTTTCGTGCCCATGAACGAAGAGGCCGCCGCCGACTATGCTGATCTGATCCCCGGTGCCCTCGAAACTGTGCGCTACCTGCGCGAACGGGGCATCAAGATCGGCTCAACGACCGGCTATGTCCGTTCGATCATGGAAAGGGTGCTGCCGGTCGCTGCCGCTCAAGGTTATGAGCCAGACAATCTGATCTGTGCCGACGATCTTGCCGAAGGCCGACCCGGCCCGCTCGGCATGTTCCAGACCTTTGTCGATCTCGCAGTCTACCCGCCAAGCGCCGTCATCAAGGTTGATGACACCATTCCCGGCATTCAGGAGGGGACCGCAGCAGGCTGTCTGACCGTAGGTCTTGCGCTCTCTGGCAACTTTGTCGGCAAGACGCCGGAACAACTCGCCGCCATGTCGGACGAGGAGGTTGCGGTCCTGCGCGAAAGGGCTACGCTCATGCTCGAAGAGGGAGGCGCGGACTATGTGATCGACACGGTCGCCGACCTTCCAGCCCTCATGGAAAGGCTCTAGAGCAACATGAACCGACCCAACATCATCCTCATCACGGCAGATCAGTGGCGCGGGGACTGCCTCGGTGCCATGGGGCACGAGACGATCAGGACCCCGAACCTTAATGCTCTTGCTGCCGACGGCGTGCTGTTCCGCAATCACTATTGCGCCACGGCTC is a genomic window containing:
- the phnX gene encoding phosphonoacetaldehyde hydrolase, which produces MKNIKAVVFDWAGTMVDFGSFAPMGVFVKCFEQFGITATIDQARAPMGLPKWNHIRAMMDDADISAQWLAKYGAEPTDADVDKVYEIFVPMNEEAAADYADLIPGALETVRYLRERGIKIGSTTGYVRSIMERVLPVAAAQGYEPDNLICADDLAEGRPGPLGMFQTFVDLAVYPPSAVIKVDDTIPGIQEGTAAGCLTVGLALSGNFVGKTPEQLAAMSDEEVAVLRERATLMLEEGGADYVIDTVADLPALMERL